From a single Kitasatospora sp. NBC_00458 genomic region:
- a CDS encoding thioesterase domain-containing protein — MQPNFRTRIPPPPPADARRAGRAPGAAAPLGCHAVERLLCELWSAHFGRAVSPYDDFFDLGGDSLAITAIVAAARERGLQVRSSAALRHPTPARLAEHLTLGGAAPRGTPAVLPQALVLGPEAADAVSASAWTAADARPEPIVAAGGWPAADTGVDAEPAPGTAPAAEPVPDAVDDPAGPLFVVHSDRHAAAERAAVAQWTGGRAAHGYALPGARGPVPPFGSVGEVAERLLADLRGRRPDGPYRLAGFGHGAVVAFDLARRLRALGAEVALLALVGPPVGAPPAGRSVGEPPAGPDEPPTALDDLLGRRLALLAGRFGLTGDESLAEIHDRTAEAGWYDDEVRPADLPRLQLAWARLDLAVRAYAYEPYGGPAVLFLDGTEPHPAERAWADAAEPPGVHRLDHGLESPLAVIRDPQVAETMRKALDV, encoded by the coding sequence GTGCAGCCGAACTTTCGGACCCGAATACCTCCGCCCCCACCGGCGGACGCCCGCCGCGCCGGCCGCGCTCCCGGTGCCGCGGCCCCGCTCGGCTGCCACGCCGTCGAGCGCCTGCTGTGCGAGCTGTGGAGCGCGCACTTCGGGCGCGCGGTCTCGCCGTACGACGACTTCTTCGACCTGGGCGGCGACTCGCTGGCGATCACCGCGATCGTCGCCGCCGCCCGGGAACGCGGCCTCCAGGTCCGGAGTTCGGCGGCGCTGCGCCACCCGACGCCCGCCCGGCTGGCCGAGCACCTGACCCTCGGCGGCGCCGCGCCGCGCGGCACTCCGGCCGTCCTGCCGCAGGCCCTCGTCCTCGGCCCGGAGGCGGCGGACGCCGTGTCCGCCTCCGCCTGGACCGCGGCGGACGCCCGGCCGGAGCCGATCGTCGCCGCGGGCGGCTGGCCGGCGGCGGACACCGGCGTGGACGCCGAGCCGGCTCCGGGTACCGCCCCGGCCGCCGAGCCGGTGCCGGACGCCGTGGACGACCCGGCCGGGCCGCTGTTCGTCGTGCACTCGGACCGCCATGCGGCCGCCGAGCGCGCGGCGGTCGCCCAGTGGACCGGCGGCCGCGCCGCCCACGGCTACGCCCTCCCGGGCGCCCGCGGCCCGGTCCCGCCGTTCGGGAGCGTCGGGGAGGTCGCGGAACGGCTGCTCGCGGACCTCCGCGGACGACGACCCGACGGCCCCTACCGGCTGGCCGGCTTCGGCCACGGCGCGGTGGTCGCCTTCGACCTGGCCCGGAGGCTGCGCGCGCTGGGCGCCGAGGTGGCGCTGCTGGCCCTGGTCGGCCCGCCCGTCGGCGCGCCGCCCGCGGGCCGGTCCGTCGGCGAGCCGCCCGCCGGTCCGGACGAGCCCCCGACCGCCCTCGACGACCTGCTCGGCCGTCGGCTGGCCCTGCTCGCCGGCCGGTTCGGGCTCACCGGTGACGAGAGCCTCGCCGAGATCCACGACCGGACCGCCGAGGCGGGCTGGTACGACGACGAGGTCCGGCCCGCGGACCTCCCCCGGCTCCAACTCGCCTGGGCCCGGCTCGACCTGGCCGTCCGGGCCTACGCGTACGAGCCGTACGGCGGTCCGGCGGTCCTGTTCCTGGACGGCACGGAGCCGCATCCGGCCGAACGCGCGTGGGCGGACGCGGCCGAGCCGCCGGGCGTCCACCGGCTCGACCACGGGCTCGAATCCCCCCTGGCCGTCATCCGCGACCCGCAGGTGGCCGAGACGATGAGGAAGGCACTCGACGTATGA
- a CDS encoding MbtH family protein has translation MSDTAADRTYQVVVNQEEQYSIWDADREPPEGWRAAGFTGDRRQCLAHITAVWTDLRPLSVRGGRPAAQSEAR, from the coding sequence GTGAGCGACACGGCTGCGGACAGGACGTACCAAGTAGTGGTCAACCAGGAGGAGCAGTACTCGATCTGGGACGCGGACCGCGAACCGCCGGAGGGCTGGCGGGCCGCCGGCTTCACCGGGGACCGCCGGCAGTGCCTGGCCCACATCACCGCGGTCTGGACGGACCTGCGTCCGCTCAGCGTCCGCGGCGGGCGGCCCGCCGCGCAGAGCGAGGCGAGGTAG
- a CDS encoding TauD/TfdA family dioxygenase, with the protein MTSTMASTNTDHRGDTSVLELTAGERAELEALAGRLAQTGPGLVDDPGWQAAARAESCRLPDRISRTVRTFRHDAGTAGTLTISNLPLAPDRLPPTPTVPDSVERRTTLPAALAVLLGSELGTVIAYRDEKFGALVQNVVPVPTLADSQSNGGSVQLEFHTENAFHPHRPDYVGLLCLRPAHEDQVGTQVASIRHALPLLDEEARAVLREARFMTEAPPSFHEAGLSSPHPVLGGAPEDPDICVDFHATRALDERAEKSLAQLREALVEVRSDVVLRPGDMIFVDNRLVVHGRVAFSPRYDGNDRWLHRVFVHLDHRRSRRFRPDNGPVLT; encoded by the coding sequence GTGACCTCAACCATGGCGAGCACCAATACCGACCACCGCGGAGACACCTCCGTACTCGAACTCACCGCCGGCGAGCGGGCCGAACTGGAGGCGCTGGCGGGCCGGCTGGCGCAGACCGGCCCGGGCCTCGTCGACGACCCCGGCTGGCAGGCCGCGGCCCGCGCGGAGAGCTGCCGGCTGCCCGACCGGATCAGCCGGACGGTCCGCACGTTCCGTCACGATGCCGGAACCGCGGGCACCTTGACGATCAGCAACCTTCCGCTGGCTCCGGACCGGCTGCCGCCCACCCCGACCGTCCCGGACTCGGTGGAGCGCCGGACCACGCTCCCGGCCGCCCTGGCGGTGCTGCTCGGCAGCGAGCTCGGGACGGTCATCGCCTACCGCGACGAGAAGTTCGGCGCACTCGTCCAGAACGTCGTCCCGGTGCCGACGCTCGCGGACTCCCAGAGCAACGGCGGATCGGTGCAGCTGGAGTTCCACACCGAGAACGCCTTCCATCCCCACCGCCCCGACTACGTCGGGCTGTTGTGCCTGCGTCCCGCGCACGAGGACCAGGTCGGCACCCAGGTCGCCTCGATCCGGCACGCCCTGCCGCTGCTCGACGAGGAGGCCCGGGCAGTCCTGCGGGAGGCGCGCTTCATGACCGAGGCGCCGCCGTCCTTCCACGAGGCGGGGCTCTCCAGCCCGCACCCCGTGCTCGGCGGCGCGCCGGAGGACCCGGACATCTGCGTCGACTTCCACGCCACCCGGGCGCTGGACGAACGCGCCGAGAAGTCCCTGGCGCAGCTGCGCGAGGCGCTGGTCGAGGTCCGGTCCGACGTCGTGCTCCGCCCCGGGGACATGATCTTCGTGGACAACCGGCTGGTCGTCCACGGCCGGGTCGCGTTCTCACCCCGCTACGACGGCAACGACCGCTGGCTGCACCGGGTCTTCGTCCACCTGGACCACCGCCGCAGCCGCCGGTTCCGCCCCGACAACGGGCCCGTGCTGACCTGA
- a CDS encoding thioesterase II family protein, which produces MNGGTTSAAAARVIARLRPPERPALRIICFPHVGAGAAAFKPWLDHLPPEADLCAVRPPGRENRVREALLTDGHALLDELVPQLTPLLDLPYAVVGHCSGSVPATELVRRLAAVGAPAPAELVVSSAEGPRVRTVEDPPLHRLPRAELLARVVKYGGMAEQVLGDQDLMAMFERILRADYQLVETLEYTQGPPLDLPVTVVGGRRDEFVDALSMAAWSSETSGEFTLHLLDAGHYILNDAGPLIGRIARRLLEREDTA; this is translated from the coding sequence ATGAACGGCGGTACCACCAGTGCAGCGGCCGCCCGGGTGATCGCCCGGCTGAGGCCCCCGGAGCGGCCCGCGCTGCGGATCATCTGCTTCCCGCACGTCGGCGCCGGCGCCGCCGCGTTCAAACCCTGGCTCGACCACCTGCCGCCGGAGGCCGACCTGTGCGCGGTCCGGCCGCCCGGCCGCGAGAACCGGGTGCGGGAGGCCCTGCTCACCGACGGGCACGCCCTGCTCGACGAACTCGTGCCGCAGCTCACGCCGTTGCTCGACCTGCCGTACGCGGTGGTCGGCCACTGCTCCGGCAGCGTGCCGGCCACCGAACTGGTGCGCCGGCTGGCCGCCGTGGGCGCGCCCGCGCCGGCCGAGCTGGTGGTCTCCTCCGCGGAGGGGCCGCGGGTGCGGACGGTCGAGGACCCGCCGCTGCACCGGCTGCCGCGCGCCGAACTGCTGGCCCGCGTCGTCAAGTACGGCGGAATGGCCGAACAGGTCCTGGGCGACCAGGACCTGATGGCCATGTTCGAGCGCATCCTCCGGGCCGACTACCAGCTCGTCGAGACCCTGGAGTACACCCAGGGACCGCCGCTGGACCTGCCCGTCACCGTCGTCGGCGGCCGCCGCGACGAGTTCGTGGACGCGCTGTCGATGGCCGCCTGGAGCAGCGAGACGAGCGGCGAGTTCACCCTGCACCTGCTGGACGCGGGCCACTACATCCTGAACGACGCGGGCCCGCTGATCGGGCGGATCGCCCGGCGGCTGCTGGAACGGGAGGACACGGCGTGA
- a CDS encoding condensation domain-containing protein: protein MNRLLPELFLDRAREHPDAPAVLGGTGELSYRELEHTARRVAGALAGLGAGPESVVAVLMAPGPQLVGTLLGVWLAGACYLPLDPFAPPARLRRVVEAAGARLTVVDRTWAARGAELAPATTAHPVDDLLAAGDPDTPAVPATGLRAAYVIFTSGSTGAPKGVVVDHAGIANRVRWGVRALGLGADDRVLQKTPLTFDAAGWEIFGPLVCGAPVTFGRPDAGRDAAELVASIREQRATVVQVVPTMLRLLAAEPGLASCTTLRTVCSAGEPLHAELCRRVLDQVDVEIWNTYGPTECSIDALAQRFDRAQLTGAVPIGEPIDNARVLLLPPGDGDGGGSADGAAAGSGAADGVGARDGAASAGGEPLYELYLCGPGVARGYHGDPARTAERFLPDAAGPPGARMFRTGDLVRRRPDGALEFAGRADDQVKVNGVRIEPGEVEAALESHPDVVEAAVRAVDGPDGTRRLVAWVVTSRTGTAGDLAAHLRDRLPPALVPALITETDALPRTSSGKTDRSRLPEPDWSRAPRPAAPAPEPHTAEERIVLAAWRQLLDTDGIGLDDDFFRLGGHSLMLTRLAAVLTRDSGLDVQLRDLHYASTARQQAELLSRASAAQPVEALPPGARLPLSHAQERFWVLDRMAPRSREYLLPVLVWLPAEVPADLVEDALARLVDRHEVLRTRYVMDGLGLAAVVEPAATAAVKLRTVETTPDRVAELVAEQLGEGFDLAAAPLFRAALLRDGGPEQLLLLVCHHIIGDGWSSRLLEQELRETVAALGEGREPALPEPPLRYVDAAAWLRGQLTDDLLEEQLAYWRETLADLPALELPSARERAEQRRIDGSGVVVDLPAPSVEALLALGRRNGATPYVVFLTLWTIALARTADQWDFGTGSPHAGRVRPELHGLVGLFLNTVVLRPGLTPDLPFEEALAVVEETCREAFARHAAPFEAVADAVAPTRELSRTPLFQNLLALTGDAEIGQVPRGRDLELLGRAWTVSRTDLALTLWPYPDGSYGGALEYSSALYDEAVAADLAGRLRNLAERFAADPGAEIGAPGLDEPDATDATDATVATGTTETTGTADTTGTADTTETIETTDTTESTGMTESAGATVVPGATAAAAAPGAGADTAADRLERVLGFVRDLLELPEAGPDDDFMTHGGNSLLAARLLWNVQTAFGVEVSMRAFFDRPTATDLAGEVEVLLRESAGTPDQHAESNGKDV, encoded by the coding sequence ATGAACCGCCTGCTGCCGGAGCTCTTCCTGGACCGCGCCCGGGAACACCCCGACGCCCCCGCGGTCCTCGGCGGGACCGGGGAGCTCTCCTACCGCGAGCTGGAGCACACGGCCCGGCGGGTCGCCGGCGCCCTCGCCGGGCTCGGCGCCGGACCCGAGTCGGTCGTCGCCGTGCTGATGGCCCCCGGGCCGCAGCTGGTGGGGACGCTGCTCGGCGTCTGGCTGGCCGGCGCCTGCTACCTGCCGCTCGACCCCTTCGCCCCGCCCGCCCGGCTGCGCCGGGTGGTCGAGGCGGCCGGGGCCCGCCTCACGGTCGTCGACCGGACCTGGGCCGCCCGGGGCGCGGAGCTCGCCCCGGCGACCACCGCCCACCCGGTGGACGACCTGCTCGCCGCCGGGGACCCGGACACCCCGGCGGTGCCCGCCACCGGGCTGCGGGCCGCCTACGTGATCTTCACCTCCGGCTCCACCGGCGCGCCCAAGGGCGTCGTCGTCGACCACGCGGGCATCGCCAACCGGGTCCGGTGGGGCGTCCGGGCCCTGGGCCTCGGCGCGGACGACCGCGTCCTGCAGAAGACCCCGCTCACCTTCGACGCGGCCGGCTGGGAGATCTTCGGCCCGCTGGTCTGCGGCGCCCCGGTGACCTTCGGCCGCCCCGACGCGGGGCGCGACGCCGCCGAACTCGTCGCCTCGATCCGCGAACAGCGGGCCACCGTGGTGCAGGTCGTCCCCACGATGCTGCGCCTGCTGGCCGCCGAGCCCGGTCTGGCCTCCTGCACGACCCTGCGGACCGTCTGCTCGGCGGGCGAGCCGCTGCACGCGGAGCTCTGCCGGCGCGTGCTCGACCAGGTCGACGTGGAGATCTGGAACACCTACGGGCCCACCGAGTGCTCCATCGACGCCCTGGCGCAGCGCTTCGACCGCGCGCAGCTCACCGGGGCCGTCCCGATCGGCGAGCCGATCGACAACGCCCGGGTGCTCCTCCTCCCGCCCGGGGACGGTGACGGGGGCGGATCCGCTGACGGTGCCGCTGCCGGTTCCGGTGCCGCCGACGGCGTCGGTGCCCGTGACGGTGCGGCGAGTGCCGGTGGCGAGCCGCTGTACGAGCTCTACCTGTGCGGCCCCGGCGTCGCCCGCGGCTACCACGGCGACCCGGCCCGCACCGCCGAACGCTTCCTGCCGGACGCCGCCGGCCCGCCCGGCGCCCGGATGTTCCGCACCGGCGACCTGGTCCGCCGCCGCCCCGACGGCGCGCTGGAGTTCGCCGGCCGGGCCGACGACCAGGTCAAGGTCAACGGCGTCCGGATCGAGCCCGGCGAGGTCGAGGCGGCACTGGAGAGCCACCCCGACGTGGTCGAGGCCGCCGTCCGGGCGGTCGACGGACCCGACGGCACCCGGCGCCTCGTCGCCTGGGTGGTCACCTCGCGGACCGGCACGGCCGGCGACCTCGCCGCCCACCTGCGCGACCGGCTGCCCCCCGCCCTCGTCCCGGCCCTGATCACCGAGACCGACGCCCTGCCGCGCACCAGCAGTGGCAAGACCGACCGGTCCCGGCTGCCCGAACCCGACTGGTCACGGGCCCCGCGCCCGGCCGCCCCGGCCCCGGAGCCGCACACCGCCGAGGAGCGGATCGTGCTCGCGGCCTGGCGGCAGCTGCTCGACACCGACGGGATCGGCCTCGACGACGACTTCTTCCGCCTCGGCGGCCACTCGCTGATGCTCACCCGGCTCGCCGCCGTACTCACCCGCGACTCCGGGCTGGACGTGCAGCTGCGCGACCTGCACTACGCGTCGACCGCGCGGCAGCAGGCCGAACTGCTGTCCCGGGCCTCCGCCGCACAGCCGGTGGAGGCGCTGCCGCCCGGCGCCCGGTTGCCGCTCTCGCACGCGCAGGAACGTTTCTGGGTCCTCGACCGGATGGCCCCCCGGAGCCGCGAGTACCTCCTCCCGGTCCTCGTCTGGCTGCCCGCCGAAGTACCCGCCGACCTGGTCGAGGACGCACTCGCCCGCCTGGTGGACCGGCACGAGGTACTGCGCACCCGCTACGTGATGGACGGCCTGGGCCTGGCCGCCGTCGTCGAGCCCGCGGCCACCGCCGCGGTCAAGCTGCGCACCGTCGAGACGACTCCCGACCGGGTCGCCGAGCTCGTCGCCGAACAGCTCGGCGAGGGCTTCGACCTGGCCGCCGCACCGCTGTTCCGGGCCGCCCTGCTGCGCGACGGCGGGCCGGAGCAACTGCTGCTGCTGGTCTGCCACCACATCATCGGCGACGGCTGGTCCTCCCGGCTGCTGGAACAGGAACTGCGCGAGACCGTCGCGGCCCTCGGCGAGGGCCGCGAACCGGCCCTGCCGGAGCCGCCGCTGCGCTACGTCGACGCCGCCGCCTGGCTCAGGGGGCAGCTGACGGACGACCTGCTGGAGGAGCAACTCGCCTACTGGCGCGAGACCCTGGCCGACCTGCCCGCACTGGAGCTCCCGAGCGCCCGCGAGCGCGCGGAGCAGCGCCGCATCGACGGCTCGGGCGTGGTCGTCGACCTGCCGGCGCCGTCCGTCGAGGCCCTGCTCGCGCTCGGCCGCCGGAACGGGGCGACCCCGTACGTGGTGTTCCTGACGCTCTGGACGATCGCCCTCGCGCGAACCGCCGACCAGTGGGACTTCGGGACCGGCTCCCCGCACGCCGGGCGGGTGCGCCCCGAACTGCACGGACTGGTCGGCCTCTTCCTCAACACCGTGGTCCTGCGGCCCGGGCTCACCCCGGACCTGCCCTTCGAGGAGGCGCTGGCCGTCGTCGAGGAGACCTGCCGGGAGGCCTTCGCCCGGCACGCGGCGCCGTTCGAGGCCGTCGCCGACGCCGTCGCCCCGACCCGCGAACTCTCCCGCACCCCGCTGTTCCAGAACCTCCTCGCCCTCACCGGCGACGCGGAGATCGGGCAGGTGCCGCGCGGCCGGGACCTCGAACTCCTCGGCCGGGCCTGGACGGTGTCCCGCACGGACCTCGCGCTCACGCTCTGGCCGTACCCCGACGGGAGCTACGGGGGAGCCCTGGAGTACTCCTCCGCGCTCTACGACGAGGCAGTGGCGGCCGACCTCGCCGGGCGGCTGCGCAACCTGGCCGAGCGGTTCGCCGCCGACCCGGGGGCCGAGATCGGCGCACCCGGCCTGGACGAACCGGACGCGACGGACGCGACGGACGCGACGGTGGCGACCGGAACGACTGAAACGACCGGCACGGCTGACACGACCGGCACGGCCGACACGACCGAGACAATCGAGACAACCGACACGACGGAGAGCACGGGGATGACGGAGTCGGCAGGGGCGACGGTGGTACCCGGGGCGACGGCAGCCGCAGCCGCACCCGGAGCGGGCGCGGACACCGCGGCCGACAGGCTGGAGAGGGTCCTCGGCTTCGTCCGCGACCTGCTGGAACTGCCGGAGGCCGGGCCCGACGACGACTTCATGACCCACGGCGGCAACTCGCTGCTCGCCGCCCGCCTGCTCTGGAACGTCCAGACCGCCTTCGGCGTGGAGGTGTCCATGCGCGCCTTCTTCGACCGGCCGACGGCGACCGACCTCGCCGGGGAGGTCGAGGTACTCCTGCGGGAGTCCGCCGGCACCCCCGACCAGCACGCCGAATCGAACGGGAAGGACGTGTGA
- a CDS encoding amino acid adenylation domain-containing protein — protein MSAGYVRLPNAWRADRGEATAHRAEVRYDDLAAALDELAAAAGAGPTAVMVAAHVKVLGTLVEEAEFSTDVLWSGADTGEHGSAEHGPGEQGTGAHGPEVRSLTVRPGAARTWRDLVGLAAAAVRALPPAVAPKDGTAPLTDHVLFAADAADLGKPDEPDGPAHGHGLRVGVDGRTLVLRADGHLSAADLDRLAVMYRRVLEAMAAAPEGDAVAAVLPDGERHAVLRRWALGRSVPREPVGVLGLFRRQAARTPDAPAVRADGRTLGYRELDLRSNRVARRLLDRGVRPGTLVGVCLRHGADLLPTLLGVWKTGAAYLPLDPDLPAQRLRAMVAAAGCPLVVTRSEHRPLFAPADPAGSGAEGTAAPDGGPGGVLDDGAFVLLDREHAVIDALPSDLVDVPSGPADLAYVIYTSGSTGAPKGVMVHHAGLANYVLWTALEYAARGTGGSPHFSSIGFDLGVPSLYTPLVVGQRVDLLPDPLDPADLGALLVDGAPYSFIKMTPGHLNLLSTDLEPEEAHGLAGLVIAAGDAFPTELARRWQELAGPGGTPVATEYGPTEITVGNSGQVTTELPADGLVPLGRPIPNTTMYVLDDRLEPVPEGVPGEVYVGGAGVARGYLGAPALTAERFVPDPYGPPGSRLYRTGDRGRWRRGELEFLGRTDHQVKIRGYRVEPGEIRAVLQRRPEIGEAVVIAVPGPSGAQRLAAFLVPAEGAGDGTPGGVGGVDVARVRADLAGDLPAYMVPAEFRVVGEIPLTANGKVDTRALQAGL, from the coding sequence GTGAGCGCCGGATACGTCAGGCTGCCCAACGCGTGGCGCGCGGACCGGGGCGAGGCGACGGCCCACCGGGCCGAGGTCCGCTACGACGACCTGGCCGCCGCCCTGGACGAGCTCGCCGCCGCGGCGGGCGCCGGTCCGACGGCCGTGATGGTCGCGGCCCACGTGAAGGTCCTCGGCACCCTCGTCGAGGAGGCCGAATTCAGCACGGACGTGCTCTGGAGCGGCGCCGACACGGGGGAGCACGGTTCCGCGGAGCACGGTCCGGGGGAGCAGGGCACCGGGGCGCACGGCCCCGAGGTGCGCAGCCTCACCGTGCGGCCCGGCGCCGCGCGGACCTGGCGGGACCTGGTCGGACTGGCCGCGGCCGCCGTCCGCGCCCTGCCGCCGGCCGTCGCGCCGAAGGACGGCACCGCGCCGCTCACCGACCACGTGCTGTTCGCCGCCGACGCGGCGGACCTCGGCAAGCCGGACGAGCCGGACGGCCCGGCCCACGGCCACGGGCTGCGGGTCGGCGTCGACGGCCGGACCCTGGTCCTGCGCGCCGACGGCCACCTGTCCGCCGCCGACCTGGACCGGCTGGCCGTGATGTACCGCCGGGTCCTGGAGGCGATGGCCGCGGCACCGGAGGGCGACGCGGTGGCCGCCGTCCTGCCGGACGGCGAACGGCACGCCGTACTGCGCCGCTGGGCGCTCGGCCGGAGCGTCCCGCGCGAACCCGTCGGCGTCCTCGGGCTCTTCCGTCGGCAGGCGGCCCGGACGCCCGACGCGCCCGCCGTCCGGGCCGACGGGCGGACGCTCGGCTACCGCGAACTCGACCTGCGCTCCAACCGGGTGGCCCGCCGCCTGCTCGACCGCGGCGTGCGGCCGGGGACCCTCGTCGGCGTCTGCCTCCGGCACGGGGCCGACCTGCTGCCGACCCTCCTCGGGGTGTGGAAGACCGGTGCGGCCTACCTGCCGCTCGACCCGGACCTGCCCGCCCAGCGGCTGCGCGCGATGGTCGCCGCCGCCGGCTGCCCGCTGGTGGTCACCCGTTCCGAGCACCGCCCGCTGTTCGCCCCCGCGGACCCCGCCGGGAGCGGCGCCGAGGGTACCGCCGCACCTGACGGCGGCCCGGGCGGCGTGCTCGACGACGGCGCGTTCGTCCTGCTGGACCGGGAGCACGCGGTGATCGACGCGCTGCCGTCGGACCTCGTCGACGTCCCCTCCGGCCCGGCCGACCTCGCGTACGTCATCTACACCTCCGGCTCCACCGGCGCGCCCAAGGGCGTCATGGTGCACCACGCGGGCCTCGCCAACTACGTGCTCTGGACGGCCCTGGAGTACGCCGCCCGGGGCACCGGCGGCTCGCCGCACTTCAGCTCGATCGGCTTCGACCTGGGCGTCCCGAGCCTCTACACGCCGCTGGTCGTCGGACAGCGGGTGGACCTGCTGCCCGACCCGCTCGACCCGGCCGACCTCGGCGCGCTCCTGGTCGACGGCGCGCCCTACAGCTTCATCAAGATGACGCCGGGCCACCTGAACCTGCTGAGCACCGACCTCGAACCCGAGGAGGCGCACGGCCTGGCCGGGCTGGTGATCGCCGCCGGAGACGCGTTCCCGACCGAACTCGCCCGGCGCTGGCAGGAGTTGGCCGGTCCGGGTGGGACCCCGGTGGCCACCGAGTACGGCCCGACCGAGATCACCGTCGGCAACTCCGGCCAGGTCACCACCGAGCTGCCGGCCGACGGCCTGGTCCCGCTCGGCCGGCCGATCCCCAACACCACGATGTACGTCCTCGACGACCGGCTCGAACCCGTCCCCGAGGGCGTGCCCGGCGAGGTCTACGTCGGCGGCGCCGGGGTGGCCCGCGGGTACCTGGGGGCCCCCGCGCTCACCGCGGAGCGCTTCGTGCCCGACCCCTACGGGCCGCCGGGCTCGCGCCTGTACCGCACCGGCGACCGGGGCCGCTGGCGCCGGGGCGAACTGGAGTTCCTCGGCCGCACCGACCACCAGGTGAAGATCCGCGGGTACCGGGTGGAACCGGGCGAGATCCGCGCCGTGCTGCAGCGCCGTCCGGAGATCGGCGAGGCCGTGGTGATCGCCGTCCCCGGACCCTCCGGGGCCCAGCGGCTGGCCGCGTTCCTCGTCCCCGCCGAGGGCGCCGGTGACGGCACCCCCGGCGGCGTCGGCGGCGTCGACGTCGCCCGGGTCCGGGCCGACCTGGCCGGGGACCTGCCCGCGTACATGGTGCCCGCCGAGTTCCGGGTCGTCGGCGAGATCCCGCTGACCGCCAACGGCAAGGTCGACACCCGCGCGCTGCAGGCAGGCCTCTGA